The following coding sequences lie in one Maylandia zebra isolate NMK-2024a linkage group LG14, Mzebra_GT3a, whole genome shotgun sequence genomic window:
- the c5ar1 gene encoding C5a anaphylatoxin chemotactic receptor 1: MDYGDYNYTFPDDNNTFPEIIESVTPEIQPIQIVALVMYSLVVLLGVPGNAVVVWVTGFCMSRSVTSLWFLNLALADLLCCLSIPLLMVPLVHDDHWHFGPLACMLIRGLFYLVMYCSILQLVVISVDRLLLVIRPIWCQNHRRPKQGAYGCVAVWVLALIGSIPQFVYAKQIVAGDEKRECRMEYTVDSAWPVSAFRFLIGFIIPFLVILVCHLVVFSKTQRRMTRGRTRSKKTLRVIIAVVLSFFLCWIPLHIVDFLILTTPRASPVSPKLHLAHVIVLCLAYFNSCLNPLLYVCLGQSFKDSMNRSLRNILQFISEDPTTKISITHMDTKSTSNGKEMTTI; this comes from the coding sequence ATGGATTACGGTGACTATAATTACACATTTCCTGATGATAATAACACATTTCCTGAGATTATTGAGTCTGTGACTCCTGAGATTCAGCCGATCCAGATAGTGGCTCTGGTCATGTACAGCCTTGTGGTCCTGCTGGGTGTGCCTGGAAATGCTGTGGTGGTGTGGGTGACGGGGTTCTGTATGTCCCGCTCTGTCACCTCCCTCTGGTTCCTCAACCTCGCTCTGGCTGATCTTCTGTGCTGCCTCTCCATCCCCTTGCTTATGGTCCCTCTGGTCCATGACGATCACTGGCACTTCGGTCCGCTGGCCTGTATGCTCATCAGAGGCCTGTTTTACCTGGTGATGTACTGCAGCATCCTGCAGCTGGTTGTGATCAGCGTGGATCGTTTGTTGCTGGTCATTAGACCCATCTGGTGTCAGAACCACAGGCGACCCAAACAGGGTGCTTATGGATGTGTTGCTGTGTGGGTCCTGGCCCTGATAGGCAGTATCCCACAGTTTGTGTACGCCAAGCAGATTGTGGCAGGTGACGAGAAGAGAGAGTGTAGGATGGAGTACACTGTAGACAGTGCCTGGCCTGTCTCTGCTTTTCGCTTCCTGATTGGATTCATTATTCCTTTCCTGGTTATTCTAGTTTGTCACTTGGTGGTTTTCAGCAAGACACAGAGGAGAATGACACGAGGTCGGACCCGGTCCAAGAAAACCCTGAGGGTCATCATCGCTGTGGTGCTGAGCTTCTTCTTGTGCTGGATACCTCTGCACATTGTGGATTTCCTCATACTGACCACCCCTCGGGCTTCCCCTGTGAGCCCCAAACTTCACTTGGCACACGTTATAGTGCTCTGCCTGGCTTACTTCAACAGCTGCCTCAACCCTCTGCTCTATGTGTGTCTGGGTCAAAGCTTCAAAGACAGCATGAACCGCTCACTGCGTAACATCCTCCAGTTCATCAGCGAGGACCCGACTACCAAGATCAGCATCACCCATATGGACACCAAGAGCACCAGTAATGGCAAGGAGATGACAACAATATGA